CTTCCGTTTTTGATTTTTATCAGTATTTTATGCAGGTTCCTGATTTAGATGTCCCAAAATTGATGCGTAGTTTAACTTTCATGGATCGTGATGAGATCGATAGTATTGAAAAAGAGTTGTTAAGTGGTCAGTTTGTTCCTAATCAAGCCCAACAACGCCTAGCTGATGAGATGACAACGTTTATTCATGGTGAAGAAAAGCTTCACAAGGCGAGAAAAGTGACGGAAGTTGCTTCATTTGGTTCGGAAATGGATTTGACTTTGGATGTTCTTGAAGAAATTGCTAAAGATTTTCCAAAGGCTGATCTGAATCGTGAAGACGTTCTCAACAATAAATATGTGGATGTTGCTGTGAAGAGCGGTTTAATACAGAGCAAAGGAGAAGCTGCTCGCTTGATCAAAAATCAAGGCGCCTATCTCAATAATGCAAAAGTTGAAGATGTGCAAAGGATTATTCAAGCAAAAGATCTTGTAGGTGATAAGTACTTAGTCGTTGGATCGGGAAAAAAGAAGAAAATTCTTATCAGGGTTATCGATAAAATACATTGAATCACGAGCGGTATACTAGTATACCTTTTATTTTTTTTAAAAAGTACTTGTCTCAAAATCAATAAGATACAACAATGAAATTTTTAAAGTCAGAATGACTTAACACTTTTACTTAGACTAACAAGGGAGTTGTAATATGGCAACGATCACAAAGAAAAAACTGATTCAAGTGATCTCACAACAAAAAAGGGTTCATCCTAATGATGTGAGAAATGTGATTCAGGCTTTTCTAGATGTTATGACAGATTATTTGTCGAAAGGAGATCGCCTGGAATTTAGAGATTTTGGTGTTTTCGAAGTCGTAGAAAGAAAACAAAAAGTCGGGCGTAATCCAAAAAATGCAATGGTCCCTATTATTATTCCTGCAAGACCTGCGGTTAAATTTACTCCCGGTAAAAAAATGAAAAAGCTTATTGAAGATGGTCCTGCACAACAAAGTCTTAACTCATCTTCACCTTCTCATGTTGGCTAATGTTTAATTGCTAAAGTCCCCGACCTTATTTTGATCAGGTGAGAAAAGATGATCAAAATAAGCCGGCGGATTTTTGGAATTAGACACTAAGATTTAAGAAAGCAATTGATATGGTCACATGATGGGTTCTGTTATGTGACTATTTTTTACTCCATAAAATCAATTTGGATCCCAAAATATGGATATTGATCATGTGCTCGATAATGAGATTATCAACTCATCGACAACCATTCTTTCTCAGTCGTTACAAGAGGGGCATTGGATCCAATTTGAGAGGTTAATTGAAAAGAAAATTCATTCACTTGATGAATTTTCTGAATTTATCACCGATCTTTTGATTCATTTATTTAAAGAAAAAACACTCAAAGAGAATATAGCATGGAAACTCAATCAGAAATTGAGCGAGTTTATTCCGAAAGTTAAAAAAGAAAAGATTGAATTGTGCCGTGCACTGGTTCTACAGTTAGGCAATATTCAGTCAATCAGATGGCGAGCCCCATTAACGGAGCTTGGATTTCTTTTAATCGATCCTTATGAAAATTCCCCTGAGGGAGCGACTTTTGAGCTTCCTTATTTTATTCAGATGATGGGATTGATTTATGCCATGGGTCTGCTTTTTAAACATGAAGGATTATTGCTCGATGCGATGCAAATGGCTTTAGCCTCTTTGCATATCCTCAATCGAAAAGGGGATTTACCAATTGGTATCGGATGTCCTCCGGATTCTATTAACGAACAAGCTTTGCGATCGCTATACTCACATATTCTTTTTTCTATCTACCAAGTCATGAATGATAAAAGATTAGAAGAGATCATTAGACATTTAAAGCAGTATCTTGTGTTCGATCGGCGAGAAATGGATCCGTTAACGCTTTGTTTAATCGAGATCATTGATCATGAAAGAGAATTACCCCATTTACCCCCCACTACTATTTATCAAGAACACGATATAGGTTTTGTCAATCTATCCGATTTTAATATGAGTTTAATTATTGATTGTTTCGGTCGGAGAACGCCGCTGGCTTATATTGAGTTTAAAGACTTTGAATTTAGGGCTTTAGGTTTTCAATATGGCGCTCTGGGGGATATGAGGACCTTTGGAACGTTCAGAATGGAGGACAAAGAGGCGGAAGGTGGTCAAATCATTGAAAGAGAAGGGTTTACTAAATACTCCAATTGGACGCGCCTCATTGAGCCTTCTTCAACAATGGAAAAACCAATCCCGGGGCGTGTTTTTGTCGATTTTACTGCGATTAAAAGTGAAGATGAGCTAGAGATTAAGTCCCGGATCGTTGACTACGATATGTGCGATAAAATGCATTTTACACTGTATGTGAAAGGGGATCAGGTCACGATAAATAAAGGCCATATTTTAAATAAAAGGTCTTTAAAAAATTATTTAGGCCCATCCGGACATATTTTGATATCTAATGGTAATAGTCGTATAGAGCTGATTTCTAATTGTTTGCATGAAATGCAAGTCATTCCCCTTGAAGGAGAGCATTTTTTTTGGGGAGCTGATTTTCTTATTGCTTATGAAATAGGTGACATTGATAAGGCATATACTTGGAAAATAAGAGATTATAGGTAAAAATAACGGTTTATAGTAATAAAAACTTTAATTACTATAAACCAGTTATTGAATTTTATTATCATTTTAATTATAATTTTGTGCAATTTAGAGAGGTAATGGATGTCATTCCGAAGAATTCTGATGATCTTTGCTGTTTTAACAGTTGCCGTGATGGGGATTAGGGCAATGAAAAAAAATGGTCAGACAAAGAAGGTTCAAGAGACAGTTAGCACGGAACGCATTGAAATAGACGATCATCCTAAAGAGATGGATCCTGTTGTTTTAGATCATGATTCAATCCTAATTCGAAATGAGTCTGTGGCTGAAAAGGTTGACAGCGCTGTTTGCTATTCTCCTCTTGCTTTACAAAATGAAAATGACAGCGACATCGATTTGATTGAAAAGCTTTTTACAGTAGGCAAAGACAAACTTCCCATTGTAAAAACAATCACTTATACAAGCCGTGTCCCTTGGCTTAAAGGGCGTCCTGCATGGATTGCAGATTATGCCTCTCATTATGCGACTTCTCGCCATTTTATTGCGCGCAGCTTAAATCGAAATAGCGATTATTATACGCAAAAGGTCTCCCCCGGAGATAAATTTAACGTTCTTAATCCCGAAAAACCCATTAACTTTTATCTCCTTGTCGATCTTTCGACGCCAAAAATGTGGTTTTACTATGTCGATATCGACTCAAAAGAAAAAGTGCTTCTTAAAACATATCAGATTGGCGTCGGCACAATTCGGAATAATCAATGCGCAACACCTGTTGGGCGGTTCATTTTAGGAGATAAAATTGCGACTTATAAACCCGGAATGATGGGTTATTTTCAGAATGAAAAAATTGAAATGATTAAAGTTTTTGGCACTCGCTGGCTTCCTTTAAGGAATTTACCTAATGAAGAAGAGGCCCATATCAAAGGGTATGGTATTCATGGCTTGCCATGTGAGATTAGAGGGAAAAATCAAGAGTTTATTGAATATAGCCAGCTCATTGGCAAATACGATAGCGATGGGTGTATTCGAATGGCAAAGAATGATATTGAAGAACTTTTTAGCATTGTGATTACGAAGCCGACGATTGTAGAAATTACGGATGATTCGACGGAATTAAGAAAAAATGCTAAAAATATTCCTCCAATTATAGCATATAACCAATAGGATTTTAAGGATAGTTATGGGGTTTTGTTTAGATCACGAAAAGCAAATTCAAGATTTTGAAGAGACGCTAGACCGTTTGAAAAAACACCAAAAAAATCATGATCTTGCAGATAGCCAAGAGTTTAACCAATTGGAGAAAAAACTCATTGAGTTAAAAAACAAAGTATACTCAAAGCTGACTCCATGGGAAAGGGTTCTGATTTGCCGCCATCCCAATCGACCACATTCGATTGATTATATCAAAATGATCTGCTCTTCTTTTGAGGAACTTTATGGAGATCGCCTCTATCGCGATGATCAAGCCATTATTGGTGGATTTGCTGTGATAGGTGATCAGAAATTTGTTGTCATCGCTCAAGAAAAGGGGCACGACACTGAATCAAGGCTTAAACATAGCTTTGGAATGCCCCATCCGGAAGGGTATCGCAAAGCGCAGCGTTTGATGAAGCTTGCCGAAAAGTTTTCTCTCCCGGTGTTATGTCTGATCGACACTCCCGGAGCGCATCCGGGATTAGAGGCTGAAGAAAGAGGGCAGGGGAGAGCCATTGCCGATAATTTATTCGTCATGTCACGTCTCAAAACGCCCATTATCATCGCAATTATTGGAGAGGGGTGTTCAGGAGGGGCTCTTGGGATCGCTATTGGAGATCGCATCGGGATGCTTCAGCATTCTTATTATTCAGTCATTTCACCTGAGGGATGTGCTTCTATCTTATGGAAAGATGCCTCTAAAAAGTCCGAAGCCGCGGCTGCTTTAAAAATGCATGTTGAAGATTTACAGCAATTTGGTATCGTCGATGAAATGATTCCCGAGCCACTGGGCGGTGCCCATCACGATCAAAAACAAACAGCTGAAAATCTCAAAACGTTTGTACTTTCTCAACTCTCTGAACTTCAGAAAATAGCTTCTGAGAATCTTTTAGAAGAGAGATATAAGAAGTTTCGCAAACTTGGAGAATTCCACAGCTTGCTTGATATTTAATTTCAGTGTTTAATTTTTTTCTTTTGTTTTGCTTTTTCTTGAAGCTGTTTCAACGTCTTTTTAGCTGACTCATTGAGATCTATAATTGGCATGGGATAGGTTTCTCCCAGAATGATTTTAGCTTTTTTCAAAACGGCAGCAGGCGCTTTATGAGGCGCGTGAATATATTTAGAGGGGAGCTTTTTGAGCTCGGGAATCCAAGTTTTAATATATTCGCCATCCGGGTCCGTTTTTTTGCTTTGTTGCTCGACGTGGTATGTTTTTAAAAAGGGCTCAAAGCGATTTCCACATTGAGCACTGAATTGCCAATTAAAGAGATTATTGGCGATATCAGCATCAAACAGATTTTTAAAGAACCAGTGTTCCCCTTCTTCCCGATGTATTTTCAGATCTTTAACAAGGAAAGATGCGGTGAGGAGTCGCGCTTGTGTAGGCATCCAACCCATTTCAAGGAGTTGGCGCATTGCCGCGTCAACAATGGGAAATCCGGTGATGCCTTTTTTCCATGCATTGAAATAATAGGTGTTTTCTGTCCAATGGAAGGGAGTCTCTTCATGTTCAAGCGGATTTTTTTTCATTTCATATTGATGATAGAGTAAATAATAGGCAAATTCTCGCAATGCAAGGTCTTTAATAAAGGCTTCAAGTTGTCGCTCAATTCCTTTAATCTTAGATCGATTGATATGAGCGTTGCATGCATCAATGATTTGATAGGGGCCGATTTCGCCAAAATGTAGGTAAGCGGAGAGCTCTGAAGAACAGGGTTTCCCAAGATATTGTCGATGTTCAATATAGTGATTTACTTTCGTTTTGAGGAAGTGATTTAATTTTTTTTGGGCATGGGTCTCATTGACTTTCCAATGTTTTTTTATATGTTCGTTCCAATGATAGGAAGAGGGTAAGTTGAGATCTTCAATATCAAGGCTTGATACTGAAGAGGAAAATCGTTCTATTTTCGGCAGGGGATAAAGCGCTCTTGGTGAATATTTGTGATTAATGGCATTCCAAAACGGAGTGAAGTGGTTGATAAAGGTTCCATTTGAATTTTTAATTGCATCAGGGTGAGCAATTAAATTGCCATGGAAGTGCTGAATAAGAGTGCCATGCTCTTCACATAAATAACGAAGATCCTGTGCGTTTTTTAGATCATGGTGTTCATACACATCATTGTAATATATGGCATAGGGTTTTGCTTCTTTAATGATTTCATGAAAAATTTTCTTGGGGGAGCCCTTTTTAATCACCAAAGAGAGATTGAGATTCTCTAGCGAGGCTTTGAGTTCAATGAGTGAGTGGTAGAGCCAAACGCGATGGGCATCAGCCTGAGTATACAAAGAATCTTCATCATAGATATAGACGAGAAGAATGGGATAACCGCTTTTTGAAGCTTCATATAGTGCTTGGTTATCTTTTAATCGCAAATCATTGCGAAACCAATGAATGACATACGACATTGTATTGCCTCAATGCTTCAGTTTATTTTGGTATATATTCCTAATAAAAATAATTGCAAATATTTTTATTGTTTGGTTTT
This window of the Simkaniaceae bacterium genome carries:
- a CDS encoding L,D-transpeptidase — protein: MSFRRILMIFAVLTVAVMGIRAMKKNGQTKKVQETVSTERIEIDDHPKEMDPVVLDHDSILIRNESVAEKVDSAVCYSPLALQNENDSDIDLIEKLFTVGKDKLPIVKTITYTSRVPWLKGRPAWIADYASHYATSRHFIARSLNRNSDYYTQKVSPGDKFNVLNPEKPINFYLLVDLSTPKMWFYYVDIDSKEKVLLKTYQIGVGTIRNNQCATPVGRFILGDKIATYKPGMMGYFQNEKIEMIKVFGTRWLPLRNLPNEEEAHIKGYGIHGLPCEIRGKNQEFIEYSQLIGKYDSDGCIRMAKNDIEELFSIVITKPTIVEITDDSTELRKNAKNIPPIIAYNQ
- a CDS encoding acetyl-CoA carboxylase carboxyltransferase subunit alpha is translated as MGFCLDHEKQIQDFEETLDRLKKHQKNHDLADSQEFNQLEKKLIELKNKVYSKLTPWERVLICRHPNRPHSIDYIKMICSSFEELYGDRLYRDDQAIIGGFAVIGDQKFVVIAQEKGHDTESRLKHSFGMPHPEGYRKAQRLMKLAEKFSLPVLCLIDTPGAHPGLEAEERGQGRAIADNLFVMSRLKTPIIIAIIGEGCSGGALGIAIGDRIGMLQHSYYSVISPEGCASILWKDASKKSEAAAALKMHVEDLQQFGIVDEMIPEPLGGAHHDQKQTAENLKTFVLSQLSELQKIASENLLEERYKKFRKLGEFHSLLDI
- a CDS encoding HU family DNA-binding protein, with the translated sequence MATITKKKLIQVISQQKRVHPNDVRNVIQAFLDVMTDYLSKGDRLEFRDFGVFEVVERKQKVGRNPKNAMVPIIIPARPAVKFTPGKKMKKLIEDGPAQQSLNSSSPSHVG
- a CDS encoding DNA photolyase family protein, whose product is MSYVIHWFRNDLRLKDNQALYEASKSGYPILLVYIYDEDSLYTQADAHRVWLYHSLIELKASLENLNLSLVIKKGSPKKIFHEIIKEAKPYAIYYNDVYEHHDLKNAQDLRYLCEEHGTLIQHFHGNLIAHPDAIKNSNGTFINHFTPFWNAINHKYSPRALYPLPKIERFSSSVSSLDIEDLNLPSSYHWNEHIKKHWKVNETHAQKKLNHFLKTKVNHYIEHRQYLGKPCSSELSAYLHFGEIGPYQIIDACNAHINRSKIKGIERQLEAFIKDLALREFAYYLLYHQYEMKKNPLEHEETPFHWTENTYYFNAWKKGITGFPIVDAAMRQLLEMGWMPTQARLLTASFLVKDLKIHREEGEHWFFKNLFDADIANNLFNWQFSAQCGNRFEPFLKTYHVEQQSKKTDPDGEYIKTWIPELKKLPSKYIHAPHKAPAAVLKKAKIILGETYPMPIIDLNESAKKTLKQLQEKAKQKKKIKH